The genomic interval GGAATGAAACTTGTTAAAGAGGGTCGTTCTACTGTAATAGATGTTTGCATTCCTCATGTTTATTCAAATGAAAATAAAAAAGTGAAAATGGAAATAGGAAAATGAGTATTAAAACAAATATTTTAGGTGAAATGCTAAATGGAGCCATTAGCAAGCGAATAGAGATTATTGATCTGCCCTAGATTTTCAATGATGAAACACCTTGTGATGAAGCCGCCAGAATCATTTTAGAATACGGCAGGATTTAAGTTTAAGCAATTGTCAAAATACAATGAAAAGGAACCAATTTTTTATTGTAATGACTCTGTAACGGGTGAACATTGCGGAACTCATTTTGACGTACCAATCGTTGAATCTCTGTAGAGATCATGATGGAGGAGATTCGATGCCGATGATTTTTGTAATAGTCAAGCTATAAATATTTTATTGATATATCATAAATTGTAAATTGGGGGTAGATTTAATGGAAACTACTAGTCAAAAAACTGTTATAGACCTTAAGCTCGATGAAAGCTACGGCCCATTTATTAATGGTGAATTCGTAGAACCATCCAATGGCTATATTGATGCTATCAACGCAGCAAACGGGGAATTACTTTCGAAAATTGCCAGAGGAGGAAAAGAAGATGTTGGCCTTGCTGTAAAAGCTGCCAACGAAGCGTTTGAAGGTTGGTCTAATACTCCTATTGAAGAGCGCTCGGCTTTACTTCATAAAATTGCTAATGTACTCGAAGCAAACCAAGACCGTCTGAAAAAGATTGAATGTTTAGACACAGGCCGCCCTATTCACGAATTCGACCTGGATTATCAGCTTGCTATTTATCAATTCCGTTATTTCGCTTCTGCCATTTTAACTTATGAGGGTGCTTCTAGATCCGTTCAGAACGGCCAACTGATTGTTAAGAAAGAGCCTCTTGGTGTTTGTGCGCAAATCATTCCTTGGAATGTACCAATGATTATGGTTTCCTTTAAACTGGCTCCGGCGCTTGCTGCAGGTAACACAGTAGTATTAAAGCCTGCAGAAGATGCAAGCCTATCCACTATGGAATTCGCTAAACTGCTACAAAAAATTCTACCAAAAGGGGTAGTTAACATTGTTCCAGGTTATGGTACAGAAGCAGGGCAAGCACTTATCGATCATCCGGATGTACATAAGCTTGCCTTCACAGGAAGTGTTGGTGTAGGACGCTTGGTTGGTAAAACAGCTGGGGAAAGAATCTTGCCCGTAACACTGGAACTTGGCGGTAAAGCACCACACATTGTTTTCCCAGACGTAGATATTGATCGTGCTGTGGAAAACGCGACACTCGGGTACACTTTCTTTAACGGACAAAGCTGTATTCTTGGAACGCGTCTCTTTATCCATGATGATATCTATGATGAGTTCGTTGAAAAATTAATTGCAAGAGCAAAAGAAGTTAAAATTGGTGATCCCATGGATCCATCCACAAGAGTAAGTTCTCTCATTAATGATAAACAAGGAAAGCGTGTTCTCGGATATTTTGATATCGCAAAGGAAGAAGGAGCTAAAATTCTTTACGGAGGCAAACGTGTCACTGTTCCGGGTAACGAACATGGATATTTTATTGAACCAACCATCATTGAAGCTACAAATGACATGAGAATTGCTCAAGAGGAAATTTTTGGGCCTGTAGCTACTGTTACGCGTTGGAGCGATGTAGATGATGTCATCAAGATGGCAAATGATGTTGACTACGGTCTTGCGGCTGGTATCATGACTGACAACCTCGAAAACGCTTTAAAGACTGCGAATAAACTACAGGCAGGAAGTGTTTGGATTAACCAATACTTTAACTTTCAGTCCGGTGCATCATTTGGTGGCTTTAAGAACAGTGGTGTTGGAAGAGAATATAGTAAAGAAGCATTGGATAACTATACTCAATCGAAGACGATTGTTGCGGCATACAATTTGCCACCAGCTGGATTTTATAAATAATCAAAATTATTGAGAAAAAAGTTGAAAGTTGTAGAGCGAGGATTTAGCGAGGTTTGTATAATCAGATGATTAAAAAGATATTAGTGTCCCTCGACTACTTCAAAAATCGAACTGTCGCTTAAAGAACTTATGTTTGAATAAAAAGTTAGTTCTCATCATTAATCTTTGCTACGATAATGAATCTTACATGAATACTGGTGTTCAACGAAGCGGGACAACTCCTAAATGGTCTTGGACACAGATGACCCCACTTGGAAATAATAGTAACGGTAAATCGCAAAATGGAAATAGAGGGGAAAATTTAAAGTTGTTAAAAGGGGAATAAAGAATGCCTTTAAAAGTTAATGATACGCTGAAGGATTTAATATCAAATATTGTAACCGGTGATATTGAAGTCGTTGATCTGTCTCAAGAGCTAAACGAAGAAACCCCAGTTATTGCGTTACCAGAGCCTTTTAAAACTACAGGCGGCTTTAAGTATAATCGTTTATCAAAGTATGATGAAGATGGACTAGGATGGTATTGGAATGACTTCGTAGCCGGGGAACATGTTGGTACACACTTCGATGCGCCAAATCATTGGGTTTCTGGAAAAGGAAAAAATGGTGTGGATACCATGCCGGTGAAAAATATGATAGCTGAAGCTTGTGTCATCAATGTAACACAGGAAAGCTTCAATAATGCAGACTACTGCTTAACTATTGGAGATATTCTTGCCTATGAAGAAAAGTTCGGAAAAATTCAGCCACATTCATGGGTCATCATGCACACTGGGTGGGGAAATTATTCAAAAGACCATGAAAAATATTTTAATGTAGGCGAGGATGGAATGTCTCATACCCCTGGTATTGGAAAAGAAGCATCAATTTTCTTAGCAGAAGAACGTGATGTGCTAGGTGTAGGGGTAGAAACGGTAGGAACAGATGCCGGGATTGCAGCTACGTTTGATCCAATGTTTCCTAATCACCATTATATGCATGGAGCAAATAAATACGGATTAGCGCAGTTGGCAAACGTTGATAAACTTCCAGCAAGAGGAGCTGTTATTATTACTAATCCTCTTAAAATCACAGGAGGAAGTGGTAGCCCCCTTAGAGTAATTGCGTTAGTACCTAAAAATTGATTTAGTGGGTTTAGCATAGAAAAACTATGGAAAGCACAAAGTCGAATTAAACTTACACCCTAAAAAGAAAAGGGTTGTAAGTTTAATTTACTGAAAATTCTGTGTTTTAGGCGTTGTTTCATTTCATCCATAAAAGAAGTCTCTATCTTCCATAGGAAGCGGTAGAGATTTCCTTGGATGACAGATCAAAACAACGCGTGACTATAATTAATGTTAAAAATAGGGGGAATATCAATGAGCAATACAATCAATACAATGTTTAAAAAAGACCGTTTCCTACTCGGCACCTTTGCTACCAATTGCTCTGGGGGCATGACAGTTACTAAGATACCGGAGCGGTGGGAAAACTCATGGGAGAACAACCTTAAGCTGGCGAAGATGCTAGATGACGCGGATATCGACTTTATGCTGCCGATTGCGCGTTGGATCGGCTATAGAGGCGAGACCGACTTTCATAGTTCTGTACTTGAACCAATCGCTTGGGCAGCTGGTCTTTTGGCGCAAACCCGAAATATCTCGATCTTTTCGACAATCCATACGGTCGCTAACCATCCGGTTGTAGTGGCCAAACAACTCGCTACCCTGGACCAGATCGGACAAGGACGTGCTGGTCTAAACATCGTTGCCGGTTGGAACGAGCCGGAATATCAAGCACTAGGCCTGAATTTACCTAACGATCACGAAACTCGTTACGCCTATGCACAAGAGTGGTTCAACATTGTTAATAAACTCTGGAAAGAAGAGAGCCGCTTTGACTGGAATGGCGACTATTTCAAACTCAAGCAGGTGAAGGGCGAACCACGTCCCGCCGGCGATATACCGATACTAAATGCTGCTGGGTCTAGCCAGGGGCGCGAATTCGCGGTCCGCAACGCTAACTTCTTGTTTACTCCGACAATCGACGTGTCGCGATCTAAAGACGAGGTCTCCGATCTGAAGGCTCAGGCGACGCGCTCTGGTCATAGCGTTGATGTCCTTACCTTTTCACACGTTGTTTGTCGCCCTACTGAAGAAGAGGCGCTCAAGTTTTTGGAGCACACCGCCAAGACCAATGCTGACTGGGAAGCCGTAGATAACCTCGTCAGGCTGCAGTTCGCCCATGCTCATTCATTTCCTCATGATCTGTTAGCATTAATCCGTGATCGTTTTGCTTCTGGACACGGTGGGTTTCCGTTGGTTGGCACACCGCAGCAAGTGGCAGACGGGATTATCTCACTAGCCGAGGCCGGCTTTCGGGGAACTACGCTATCCTTTGTTGATTACAACGCTGAGTTTCCTTATTTCCGCGACACGGTATTGCCGATCCTAGCCCAACGCGGTTTGCGTTGAGTCTAGGTTAAACCTTCCGGATATGTGTTGGAAAGCGGGAAGTCTTTCCTTATACCACACATCCTCACAATACAAAGCGAAAATAATTATCTGTACTTTGCAGACAGTCATTAGAAAGGCTGTTAGTAAAGTCCTCCTTTTCCTGTAAAGAATGGTACTAGCATAAAGGACAGGAGGTGAAACATGGCGATGACACGTATTCGAAGCACAAGGTAAAAAACAGCACCAATAGTCACTTGCCTCCTTTTGTTGCCTTTCTCATAAACTATCTAGCACTGTGCCGAATAGTTACGATTATATTAACTTTGTTATGTTTTCTTACGAGGAATTACTTAGAGTTTAATAGTTTGATGAAGAATTTTCTTCAAACATAATTGGGAGCGCTTTCTTTTCGGGTGTTTGATTAATGATCTTTTTTAAGTTAGGACTCTTTTATGGCAGCGACGAAAAAGCTTTTTTAATGTTAAATACTTTACACTAGTTTAAGTATAAATTTATTTAAGATTAATAATAGATTCATACTTTTCTGAAAAGTATGAATCTATTTGTGATACTATCAAAAAGTTTAAGGTGAATGGAGGGGCTCAGTTGGCTATTATTTTAACGATGGTTGCATTGGGGACCTTACTTGGGTTTGTCGGTGCGGGCGGGGCTGGATTCATTATAGCTATTTTAACGTTAGTTTTTAAAGTTCCCATCTATCAAGCATTGGGGACCTCTCTAGCGGCCATGATTTTTACTAGTTTGTCAGGTGCTTATAGCCATTTTAGGGAAGGAAATGTTGTGCTCAAGGTCGGTTTGATCACAGGTGGATTTGGGGCCTTAGGGGCTTTTATGGGATCCAAAATCGCTTTTATCTTTCCAAGTTACATTTTACCGTGGTTGACGGCAGGTATGTTATTCCTGTCATCCTTCTTGCTGTTAACTCGTTTATTCATGGTGAAAAATAGGAAGGAAAATCCAAATGGGAATTTCTCTTTCCTTTTAGGTAGGGCGGCAGTATTAGGAGGAATTTTCGGAATAGTATCCGGAACAGTTGGAATTGGTTGTGCTCCTTTTATTCAAATTGGCTTATACACGCTGCTAGGACTATCGATTCGTCAATCAGTAGGCACTACGATGTTAGTGATTGTTCCAATTGCAATAGGGGGAGGAGTCGGGTACATCTCGGAAGGGTATTTGGATTTAATATTATTGTTTCAAGTTTTAGTAGGAACCATTTTTGGAGCCTATGTAGGAGCAAAATTTACAAACTTCG from Peribacillus asahii carries:
- a CDS encoding aldehyde dehydrogenase family protein, whose protein sequence is METTSQKTVIDLKLDESYGPFINGEFVEPSNGYIDAINAANGELLSKIARGGKEDVGLAVKAANEAFEGWSNTPIEERSALLHKIANVLEANQDRLKKIECLDTGRPIHEFDLDYQLAIYQFRYFASAILTYEGASRSVQNGQLIVKKEPLGVCAQIIPWNVPMIMVSFKLAPALAAGNTVVLKPAEDASLSTMEFAKLLQKILPKGVVNIVPGYGTEAGQALIDHPDVHKLAFTGSVGVGRLVGKTAGERILPVTLELGGKAPHIVFPDVDIDRAVENATLGYTFFNGQSCILGTRLFIHDDIYDEFVEKLIARAKEVKIGDPMDPSTRVSSLINDKQGKRVLGYFDIAKEEGAKILYGGKRVTVPGNEHGYFIEPTIIEATNDMRIAQEEIFGPVATVTRWSDVDDVIKMANDVDYGLAAGIMTDNLENALKTANKLQAGSVWINQYFNFQSGASFGGFKNSGVGREYSKEALDNYTQSKTIVAAYNLPPAGFYK
- a CDS encoding cyclase family protein yields the protein MPLKVNDTLKDLISNIVTGDIEVVDLSQELNEETPVIALPEPFKTTGGFKYNRLSKYDEDGLGWYWNDFVAGEHVGTHFDAPNHWVSGKGKNGVDTMPVKNMIAEACVINVTQESFNNADYCLTIGDILAYEEKFGKIQPHSWVIMHTGWGNYSKDHEKYFNVGEDGMSHTPGIGKEASIFLAEERDVLGVGVETVGTDAGIAATFDPMFPNHHYMHGANKYGLAQLANVDKLPARGAVIITNPLKITGGSGSPLRVIALVPKN
- a CDS encoding LLM class flavin-dependent oxidoreductase, whose translation is MSNTINTMFKKDRFLLGTFATNCSGGMTVTKIPERWENSWENNLKLAKMLDDADIDFMLPIARWIGYRGETDFHSSVLEPIAWAAGLLAQTRNISIFSTIHTVANHPVVVAKQLATLDQIGQGRAGLNIVAGWNEPEYQALGLNLPNDHETRYAYAQEWFNIVNKLWKEESRFDWNGDYFKLKQVKGEPRPAGDIPILNAAGSSQGREFAVRNANFLFTPTIDVSRSKDEVSDLKAQATRSGHSVDVLTFSHVVCRPTEEEALKFLEHTAKTNADWEAVDNLVRLQFAHAHSFPHDLLALIRDRFASGHGGFPLVGTPQQVADGIISLAEAGFRGTTLSFVDYNAEFPYFRDTVLPILAQRGLR
- a CDS encoding sulfite exporter TauE/SafE family protein, whose protein sequence is MAIILTMVALGTLLGFVGAGGAGFIIAILTLVFKVPIYQALGTSLAAMIFTSLSGAYSHFREGNVVLKVGLITGGFGALGAFMGSKIAFIFPSYILPWLTAGMLFLSSFLLLTRLFMVKNRKENPNGNFSFLLGRAAVLGGIFGIVSGTVGIGCAPFIQIGLYTLLGLSIRQSVGTTMLVIVPIAIGGGVGYISEGYLDLILLFQVLVGTIFGAYVGAKFTNFAPQSFLKVTMVGTPVLAGFLLLI